One segment of Nostoc piscinale CENA21 DNA contains the following:
- a CDS encoding sucrase ferredoxin, protein MINNTIDCRFCSVVSKANKEDPIGTAITCDHWIIMEAPQPWPQEIYQQNPTIKSLISAYQELVFKYKIQLKPVLIAPDREYSEPGLTRILYYYRPAHLFSKFEKQEFIVPENQAAALVTAIFQQLLQKPNNLSDFQKYQQQTNHIRELMICTHAQVDLACGRFGNPLYRQLRKEYASITNSNLRVWQSSHFGGHQFAPTLIDLPQGSFWGHLEPSVLDLLVEQNDSVLGLRQYYRGWAGLKQLEQIAEREIWMQSGWNWLNYLKAGKVLAMEKVAEECQPDWAEVQIDFIDPHTQIKGSYQARIDTCGEVMTACNSATVMELEPVKQYRVSHLVRLE, encoded by the coding sequence ATGATTAACAACACAATAGATTGCCGTTTTTGTTCTGTAGTTTCTAAAGCCAATAAAGAAGATCCCATTGGTACAGCCATAACTTGCGACCATTGGATAATTATGGAAGCTCCCCAACCTTGGCCGCAAGAAATTTATCAACAAAATCCCACTATCAAATCATTAATTAGTGCATATCAGGAGTTAGTTTTTAAATATAAAATTCAGTTGAAACCAGTATTAATCGCCCCTGACCGCGAGTATTCTGAACCTGGTTTAACTCGTATACTTTACTACTATCGTCCTGCACATTTGTTTTCTAAATTTGAAAAACAGGAATTTATTGTTCCTGAAAATCAAGCTGCCGCTTTAGTGACAGCAATATTTCAGCAGTTACTTCAAAAACCCAATAATTTATCTGATTTTCAAAAATATCAACAACAAACAAATCATATTCGTGAGTTAATGATTTGTACCCATGCTCAAGTAGACTTAGCTTGTGGAAGATTTGGTAATCCTTTATATCGGCAACTACGCAAAGAATATGCTTCAATTACCAACAGTAATTTAAGAGTATGGCAATCATCTCATTTTGGTGGTCATCAGTTTGCGCCAACACTTATTGATTTACCACAAGGGTCTTTCTGGGGACATTTGGAGCCATCTGTATTAGATTTACTGGTGGAACAAAATGATTCAGTTCTGGGTTTGCGTCAATATTACCGAGGATGGGCAGGATTAAAGCAACTTGAGCAAATTGCCGAGCGCGAAATTTGGATGCAGTCTGGTTGGAATTGGCTGAATTATTTAAAAGCAGGAAAAGTACTAGCAATGGAAAAAGTTGCGGAAGAATGTCAGCCTGACTGGGCAGAAGTTCAAATTGATTTTATAGATCCTCACACGCAAATAAAAGGTAGCTATCAAGCCAGAATAGATACTTGCGGTGAGGTGATGACTGCATGTAACTCAGCAACAGTCATGGAATTAGAACCAGTCAAGCAGTATCGCGTTAGCCACTTGGTTAGGCTGGAGTAA
- a CDS encoding MbtH family protein, protein MYQNEKEDTTIYKVVVNHEEQYSIWPLERENPLGWQDVGKSGLKQECLDYIKEVWTDMRPLSLRQKMQATSSNNF, encoded by the coding sequence ATGTATCAAAATGAAAAAGAAGACACAACAATCTACAAAGTTGTAGTTAATCATGAAGAACAATATTCTATTTGGCCATTAGAACGGGAAAATCCCCTCGGTTGGCAGGATGTTGGTAAAAGTGGACTGAAACAAGAATGTTTAGATTACATCAAAGAAGTTTGGACTGATATGAGGCCTCTTAGTCTCAGACAAAAAATGCAAGCTACTTCTAGCAACAATTTTTAA